A stretch of the Notamacropus eugenii isolate mMacEug1 chromosome 2, mMacEug1.pri_v2, whole genome shotgun sequence genome encodes the following:
- the C2H1orf105 gene encoding uncharacterized protein C1orf105 homolog isoform X6: MTQEIPFPTWWETNPCSSLFEKGLRSVRAGGTGASSSGRTTYSWSPAQTVLKEMSRGDGRSPTFLPTAADTKKDLTLPSLFQMPEASHQAAQGYLSESEPVLDLPVIDQYPLCPDCMRMKAERLALKEKQDSRYQGLPHFIKPTKKMVILDAPKHLQLPLMDFMSEKSTTTKHKSPVTTINEDIDAGFLTCKCSNGTWIIIPCQQ, encoded by the exons ATGACACAAGAAATACCTTTCCCTACTTGGTGGGAAACAAACCCTTGCTCATCACTCTTCGAAAAAG GATTGAGAAGTGTCAGGGCTGGTGGCACAGGAGCCTCCAGCTCTGGGAGAACAACTTATTCCTGGAGTCCAGCACAAACTGTACTTAAGGAGATGTCAAGGGGAGATGGAAG GTCTCCGACTTTCCTCCCCACTGCTGCTGACACCAAGAAGGATTTGACTCTGCCCAGCTTGTTTCAAATGCCAGAAGCCTCCCATCAG GCAGCACAAGGATATCTGAGTGAAAGCGAGCCTGTCCTCGATCTTCCTGTCATTGACCAATACCCCCTCTGCCCAGACTGCATGAGAATGAAAGCTGAGAGACTGGCCCTCAAAGAAAAG CAGGACTCAAGATATCAAGGCCTCCCCCATTTCataaaaccaaccaaaaaaatggtgattCTGGATGCCCCAAAGCACCTACAACTTCCCCTCATGGATTTTATGAGTGAAAA GTCGACAACCACAAAACACAAGTCTCCTGTAACCACTATCAATGAGGACATCGATGCAG
- the C2H1orf105 gene encoding uncharacterized protein C1orf105 homolog isoform X7, producing MTQEIPFPTWWETNPCSSLFEKGLRSVRAGGTGASSSGRTTYSWSPAQTVLKEMSRGDGRSPTFLPTAADTKKDLTLPSLFQMPEASHQAAQGYLSESEPVLDLPVIDQYPLCPDCMRMKAERLALKEKQDSRYQGLPHFIKPTKKMVILDAPKHLQLPLMDFMSEKSTTTKHKSPVTTINEDIDAGYVESIRRISLQTGCIYE from the exons ATGACACAAGAAATACCTTTCCCTACTTGGTGGGAAACAAACCCTTGCTCATCACTCTTCGAAAAAG GATTGAGAAGTGTCAGGGCTGGTGGCACAGGAGCCTCCAGCTCTGGGAGAACAACTTATTCCTGGAGTCCAGCACAAACTGTACTTAAGGAGATGTCAAGGGGAGATGGAAG GTCTCCGACTTTCCTCCCCACTGCTGCTGACACCAAGAAGGATTTGACTCTGCCCAGCTTGTTTCAAATGCCAGAAGCCTCCCATCAG GCAGCACAAGGATATCTGAGTGAAAGCGAGCCTGTCCTCGATCTTCCTGTCATTGACCAATACCCCCTCTGCCCAGACTGCATGAGAATGAAAGCTGAGAGACTGGCCCTCAAAGAAAAG CAGGACTCAAGATATCAAGGCCTCCCCCATTTCataaaaccaaccaaaaaaatggtgattCTGGATGCCCCAAAGCACCTACAACTTCCCCTCATGGATTTTATGAGTGAAAA GTCGACAACCACAAAACACAAGTCTCCTGTAACCACTATCAATGAGGACATCGATGCAG
- the C2H1orf105 gene encoding uncharacterized protein C1orf105 homolog isoform X8, which produces MTQEIPFPTWWETNPCSSLFEKGLRSVRAGGTGASSSGRTTYSWSPAQTVLKEMSRGDGRSPTFLPTAADTKKDLTLPSLFQMPEASHQAAQGYLSESEPVLDLPVIDQYPLCPDCMRMKAERLALKEKQDSRYQGLPHFIKPTKKMVILDAPKHLQLPLMDFMSEKSTTTKHKSPVTTINEDIDAGLWLQTSRNGEFALS; this is translated from the exons ATGACACAAGAAATACCTTTCCCTACTTGGTGGGAAACAAACCCTTGCTCATCACTCTTCGAAAAAG GATTGAGAAGTGTCAGGGCTGGTGGCACAGGAGCCTCCAGCTCTGGGAGAACAACTTATTCCTGGAGTCCAGCACAAACTGTACTTAAGGAGATGTCAAGGGGAGATGGAAG GTCTCCGACTTTCCTCCCCACTGCTGCTGACACCAAGAAGGATTTGACTCTGCCCAGCTTGTTTCAAATGCCAGAAGCCTCCCATCAG GCAGCACAAGGATATCTGAGTGAAAGCGAGCCTGTCCTCGATCTTCCTGTCATTGACCAATACCCCCTCTGCCCAGACTGCATGAGAATGAAAGCTGAGAGACTGGCCCTCAAAGAAAAG CAGGACTCAAGATATCAAGGCCTCCCCCATTTCataaaaccaaccaaaaaaatggtgattCTGGATGCCCCAAAGCACCTACAACTTCCCCTCATGGATTTTATGAGTGAAAA GTCGACAACCACAAAACACAAGTCTCCTGTAACCACTATCAATGAGGACATCGATGCAG